The Sphingomonas sanxanigenens DSM 19645 = NX02 genome includes a region encoding these proteins:
- a CDS encoding ABC transporter ATP-binding protein — MSGQPFEEDEDPAERIAEGETAICVSGLKNAFGRQVVHEGLDLTVRKGEILGVVGGSGTGKSVLMRSIIGLQSPVEGQVEVFGEPMLNRDDEETVAIRKRWGVLFQGGALFSTLTVAENVQVPLREFYPKLSQSMLDEIAAYKVVMTGLPADAGPKYPSELSGGMRKRAGLARALALDPELLFLDEPTAGLDPIGAAAFDTLTRELKQTLGLTVFLITHDLDTLYAICDRVAVLADRKVIAVGTIPELLALDHPWIQEYFNGPRGRAATDAIDRAAVGAAAKTGKGA, encoded by the coding sequence ATGAGCGGCCAGCCCTTCGAGGAGGACGAGGATCCCGCGGAGCGCATCGCCGAGGGCGAGACCGCGATCTGCGTGTCCGGCCTCAAGAACGCGTTCGGCAGGCAGGTCGTCCACGAAGGACTCGACCTCACGGTACGCAAGGGCGAGATCCTGGGCGTCGTCGGCGGATCGGGCACCGGCAAGTCGGTGCTGATGCGCTCGATCATCGGGCTGCAGAGCCCGGTCGAGGGCCAGGTCGAGGTGTTCGGCGAGCCGATGCTCAACCGCGACGACGAGGAAACGGTCGCGATTCGCAAGCGCTGGGGCGTGCTGTTCCAGGGCGGCGCGCTGTTTTCGACGCTGACGGTCGCGGAGAACGTCCAGGTTCCGCTGCGCGAATTCTATCCCAAGCTCAGCCAGTCGATGCTCGACGAGATCGCCGCCTACAAGGTGGTGATGACCGGGCTGCCGGCGGATGCAGGGCCCAAATATCCATCCGAACTGTCGGGCGGCATGCGCAAGCGCGCCGGGCTTGCGCGGGCGCTTGCGCTCGACCCGGAGCTGCTGTTCCTCGACGAGCCGACCGCGGGCCTCGATCCGATCGGTGCGGCGGCGTTCGACACGCTGACCCGCGAGCTTAAGCAGACGCTGGGGCTGACGGTGTTTCTGATCACGCACGACCTCGACACGCTCTATGCGATCTGCGACCGCGTGGCGGTGCTGGCGGACCGCAAGGTGATCGCGGTCGGAACGATCCCGGAATTGCTGGCGTTGGATCATCCGTGGATCCAGGAATATTTCAATGGGCCGCGCGGACGCGCCGCGACCGACGCGATCGATCGCGCCGCCGTGGGTGCGGCCGCCAAGACCGGCAAAGGGGCATGA
- the infC gene encoding translation initiation factor IF-3 — translation MMRRPMGAPTVPLNGPRYNEFIQSPRVRVIDGDGENLGVMYTREAIEQAQEVGLDLVEVSPNADPPVAKFLDVGKFKYEAQKKANQARKTQKTQEIKEIKMRPNIDDHDYEVKMRSIHKFIEEGDKVKVTLRFRGRELSHGQLGMILLQRVQADTAETAKVEAHPRMEGRQMLMVLSPK, via the coding sequence ATGATGAGGCGTCCGATGGGGGCGCCGACGGTTCCGCTGAACGGTCCGCGCTACAATGAGTTCATCCAGTCGCCCCGCGTTCGGGTGATCGACGGCGATGGCGAGAATCTGGGCGTCATGTATACGCGCGAGGCGATCGAGCAGGCTCAGGAAGTCGGCCTCGACCTCGTCGAGGTTTCCCCGAACGCCGACCCGCCGGTCGCGAAGTTCCTGGACGTCGGCAAGTTCAAGTACGAAGCCCAGAAGAAGGCCAACCAGGCCCGGAAGACCCAGAAGACGCAGGAGATCAAAGAGATCAAGATGCGTCCGAACATCGACGATCATGATTATGAAGTGAAGATGCGGTCGATCCACAAGTTCATCGAGGAAGGCGACAAGGTGAAGGTCACGCTGCGTTTCCGCGGGCGTGAGCTGAGCCATGGCCAGCTGGGCATGATCCTGCTGCAGCGCGTGCAGGCGGATACCGCCGAGACCGCGAAGGTCGAGGCGCATCCGCGCATGGAAGGGCGCCAGATGCTGATGGTGCTCTCGCCAAAATAA
- a CDS encoding Uma2 family endonuclease: protein MTIFQNVRKGLIPARLTVAEVYALTAAGVLAEGDNFELIEGEIVPMPAAKHNYHEAMKSALTRAIILGTDAGTALFVEPSVTLSETTLVEPDLAVWPRGIGTQDVRGPELLILIEVAVSSIAYDLKVKAPLYAAAGVRDYWVVDAVRRTIRVHRTPENGRYADVEEYEAHDGVAALLLPGVKIRLDAID, encoded by the coding sequence ATGACGATCTTCCAGAATGTCCGCAAGGGATTGATCCCGGCCCGGCTCACCGTTGCGGAGGTCTATGCGCTGACCGCCGCCGGGGTGCTGGCCGAGGGCGACAATTTCGAGCTGATCGAGGGGGAGATCGTGCCGATGCCGGCGGCCAAGCATAATTATCACGAGGCGATGAAGTCCGCGCTGACCCGCGCGATCATCCTGGGCACCGATGCCGGCACCGCCCTGTTCGTCGAGCCCTCGGTGACATTGTCTGAAACGACGCTCGTCGAGCCCGATCTTGCGGTGTGGCCGCGCGGCATCGGCACGCAGGATGTGCGCGGGCCCGAATTGCTGATCCTCATCGAAGTGGCGGTCTCGTCGATCGCCTATGATCTCAAGGTGAAGGCGCCGCTCTACGCGGCCGCGGGCGTGCGCGACTACTGGGTGGTCGATGCCGTGCGGCGGACGATTCGCGTCCACCGCACCCCCGAAAACGGGCGCTACGCCGATGTCGAGGAATATGAGGCGCATGATGGCGTGGCGGCACTGCTGCTGCCCGGCGTCAAGATCCGGCTCGACGCGATCGATTGA
- a CDS encoding MlaE family ABC transporter permease, protein MSSAADFVTVHEGDHCVLRPSGSLSLARLGDVPDRLEKTATPFDRVDLSQVEHIDTVGAWIMYRIARDHGAEIVGADADAQRLIDQVAKADKPVRVRPDRTHPFVRVLSEIGAAVISSGRTLAGLLGFLGATVMAAGSVIRHPRRFRLNAVVQRFEVVGVSALGIIGLMSFLIGIVIAQQGAVQLRQFGAEVFTINLIGRITLRELGVLMTAIMVAGRSGSAFAAQLGTMKLTEEIDAMRTIGVSPMEALVLPRVIATVVLMPLLGFYASLVAIIGGGLLCWISLEIPPITFIQRVREVVPLTDLYVGLVKAPVFGAIIAMTGCFQGMQVEGNAEEVGLRTTAAVVQAIFLVIVLDAFFAVFFTWVGWI, encoded by the coding sequence ATGAGTTCAGCGGCCGACTTCGTCACCGTCCATGAGGGCGATCATTGCGTGCTGCGACCGAGCGGCTCGCTTTCGCTCGCGCGGCTGGGCGACGTTCCCGACCGCCTCGAAAAGACCGCGACTCCGTTCGATCGGGTCGATCTTTCGCAGGTCGAGCATATCGATACGGTGGGCGCGTGGATCATGTACCGGATCGCGCGCGATCATGGCGCCGAGATCGTCGGCGCCGATGCCGATGCGCAGCGGCTGATCGACCAGGTCGCCAAGGCCGACAAGCCCGTGCGCGTCCGCCCGGACCGCACCCATCCCTTCGTCCGCGTGCTGAGCGAAATCGGCGCGGCGGTGATCAGTTCGGGCCGCACGCTTGCCGGCCTGCTCGGTTTCCTCGGCGCCACGGTGATGGCGGCCGGCTCCGTCATCCGCCACCCGCGCCGCTTCCGCCTCAACGCGGTGGTCCAGCGCTTCGAGGTGGTGGGCGTCTCCGCGCTCGGCATCATCGGGCTGATGAGCTTCCTGATCGGCATCGTCATCGCGCAGCAGGGCGCGGTGCAGCTTCGCCAGTTCGGCGCCGAGGTGTTCACGATCAACCTGATCGGCCGAATCACGTTGCGCGAACTGGGCGTGCTGATGACCGCGATCATGGTCGCCGGCCGGTCCGGCAGCGCCTTCGCCGCGCAGCTCGGCACGATGAAGCTCACCGAAGAGATCGATGCGATGCGCACGATCGGGGTCAGCCCGATGGAGGCGCTGGTGCTGCCGCGCGTCATCGCGACGGTGGTGCTGATGCCGCTGCTGGGCTTCTACGCCTCGCTGGTCGCGATCATCGGCGGCGGGCTGCTGTGCTGGATCTCGCTCGAAATTCCGCCGATCACCTTCATCCAGCGGGTCCGCGAGGTCGTGCCGCTGACCGACCTTTACGTCGGCCTGGTCAAGGCGCCGGTGTTCGGCGCGATCATCGCGATGACCGGCTGCTTCCAGGGCATGCAGGTGGAAGGCAATGCCGAGGAAGTCGGCCTGCGCACCACCGCCGCCGTGGTGCAGGCGATCTTTCTCGTCATCGTGCTCGACGCCTTCTTCGCCGTCTTCTTCACCTGGGTCGGCTGGATATGA